A single genomic interval of Nostoc commune NIES-4072 harbors:
- a CDS encoding glycosyltransferase produces MKVIQALARYFPDKCGGIQVNLNDLLPELRRHSPSETSLLALAEPTHDIDILIAAASNGSPKEATYKYNDVEVYRYPVFPAPKTEPNHGQLPHGKFEYFANWLTNQKADIYHQHHWEVYCGLPHLRLAKELGMATVLTVHYAMPVCQRITLMFNGQKVCDGKIDVVRCSQCADTLSKKLPAATVNSLSHLPQAILSRLPMPVSAYLPTSVDDGNLGRFVRPFVVPGYVAARQKSLLKMAKYADRIVTVCDWLYKALLINGIPEEKLILSRHGISYTAHKKLPQTKQQSDPLKVVFLGRWDIYKGIEILVQAVKDLPQFVKIELTIYGITQDERYRQKIFNLIANDPRIRVNKQLTRVELPQTLANYHLLAVPSQCLETGPLVVLEAHSQSVPVIGSNLGGIAELVRHGIDGWLVTSNDTNAWTQALEQLATDTNLLNKLRQGIKPVRTVDMQAAEIAAIYKNLIQN; encoded by the coding sequence ATGAAAGTAATCCAAGCTCTTGCTCGTTATTTTCCAGATAAATGTGGTGGTATTCAAGTAAACCTTAACGATTTACTGCCAGAATTGCGTAGGCATAGCCCGTCGGAGACATCGCTCTTAGCGTTGGCGGAACCTACGCATGATATTGACATCCTGATAGCAGCAGCTAGTAACGGTTCCCCAAAAGAAGCGACTTATAAATATAACGACGTAGAAGTTTATCGATATCCCGTATTTCCTGCGCCCAAAACAGAACCGAATCATGGACAATTGCCGCATGGTAAATTTGAATATTTCGCTAATTGGTTAACCAACCAAAAAGCAGACATATATCATCAGCACCATTGGGAAGTATATTGTGGGTTGCCTCATTTGCGATTAGCTAAAGAATTAGGCATGGCAACAGTGCTGACAGTACACTATGCTATGCCCGTTTGCCAGCGAATTACTTTGATGTTCAATGGACAAAAAGTTTGTGATGGCAAAATTGATGTAGTGCGGTGTTCTCAGTGTGCTGATACTTTGAGCAAAAAGCTACCTGCTGCAACGGTCAATAGTTTGAGCCATTTGCCCCAAGCTATCCTGAGTCGTCTACCAATGCCTGTGAGTGCATATCTTCCAACCTCAGTAGACGATGGCAATCTGGGAAGGTTTGTACGTCCTTTTGTTGTACCTGGCTATGTTGCTGCACGCCAAAAAAGTTTGCTCAAAATGGCAAAATATGCTGACCGCATTGTGACAGTGTGTGATTGGCTTTATAAAGCTCTACTCATCAACGGCATACCTGAAGAAAAACTCATTCTCTCTCGACATGGAATTTCTTATACTGCACACAAAAAATTACCACAGACAAAACAGCAATCAGATCCTTTAAAAGTAGTTTTTTTAGGACGCTGGGATATATATAAGGGTATCGAGATTTTAGTACAGGCAGTTAAAGATTTACCGCAATTCGTCAAGATTGAGTTGACCATTTATGGAATAACACAGGATGAACGATATCGCCAAAAAATCTTTAATTTGATAGCAAACGATCCTCGGATTCGTGTGAATAAACAACTAACAAGAGTTGAACTCCCCCAAACTCTAGCTAACTATCACTTACTGGCTGTACCTTCCCAATGCCTGGAAACTGGGCCTTTAGTTGTATTAGAAGCCCACTCCCAATCTGTACCTGTCATCGGCTCTAACTTGGGGGGTATTGCTGAACTTGTTAGGCATGGCATTGATGGTTGGTTAGTGACTTCTAACGATACTAACGCTTGGACTCAAGCTCTTGAGCAATTAGCAACAGATACTAATTTACTTAATAAATTACGCCAAGGTATTAAACCTGTTCGCACAGTAGATATGCAGGCAGCAGAAATAGCCGCCATATATAAAAATCTAATACAGAATTGA
- a CDS encoding PIG-L deacetylase family protein, translating to MLNIKDFLRRVQNKIWRLYNHKLPEFLSILQFLWLLHIGSKEMLVNQKSAMIIAPHQDDEVLGCGGLIRLKREQNVPVQIVFVTDGAASHGKHPKFQRSEIVPIRKQEALCALSILGIDKSQIYFLDKPDSHLQYLDASKRQQTIEQLAKLLKSFGPGEVYVTHRQDRIKDHEVTYELLLAAIQYSEIEVDVLQYPIWILWKSLLFRDLKLGELASAHRISIHSVQSKKMEALEAYRSQCLPIDAETAAVLKPGFLRRFLIPYEIFFKPTSMLSNQYSNR from the coding sequence ATGCTAAACATCAAAGACTTTCTTCGTCGAGTACAAAACAAGATTTGGCGATTATACAATCATAAATTGCCAGAATTTCTGAGTATCTTGCAGTTTCTTTGGCTATTGCATATTGGTAGTAAGGAAATGTTAGTTAATCAGAAATCTGCGATGATAATTGCACCGCACCAGGATGATGAAGTTTTGGGGTGTGGTGGTTTAATTAGACTGAAGCGAGAACAGAATGTGCCAGTCCAGATTGTTTTTGTCACAGATGGAGCAGCCAGTCATGGCAAACATCCCAAGTTTCAAAGGAGTGAAATAGTTCCAATTCGTAAGCAGGAAGCACTTTGTGCTTTAAGCATCTTAGGAATAGACAAGAGCCAAATTTACTTTCTTGACAAACCAGATAGTCACCTTCAATATCTAGATGCAAGCAAGCGCCAACAAACAATTGAACAACTTGCCAAGCTCCTGAAATCCTTCGGGCCTGGAGAAGTTTATGTAACTCACCGTCAAGACCGTATTAAAGACCATGAAGTAACTTATGAATTACTGCTAGCGGCGATTCAATACTCTGAAATTGAGGTTGACGTTTTACAGTACCCTATTTGGATTCTCTGGAAATCTTTACTCTTCCGTGACCTGAAACTAGGTGAATTAGCATCTGCTCACCGTATATCTATCCATTCTGTTCAAAGCAAGAAGATGGAGGCGCTTGAAGCCTACCGCTCCCAGTGCCTACCTATTGATGCTGAAACTGCTGCTGTACTAAAGCCTGGTTTCCTGCGGCGATTTCTCATACCGTATGAAATTTTTTTCAAGCCAACTTCTATGTTGTCAAATCAATATTCTAATAGATAA